Proteins co-encoded in one Pseudocalidococcus azoricus BACA0444 genomic window:
- a CDS encoding PepSY-associated TM helix domain-containing protein: MNRKTIRHFFFYAHRSLGLVVGILLCIAGVTGSILVFWHEIDAAILTQRFGSLIPRDTPISFTTIQQSLEAFATSKNFYLDGIVPSDSPTQPYMAWLGDAKEYYWQAWVNQYTGEILGIREWETSWVGRIYDLHYKLSAGDIGTIIMGIVALLTVLIAITGVVLWPGWRKLIAGFRIKWHSHIRRRNFDVHKVAGIVAAIFLILIGFTGFAWNIPQAKVNDAIYALTFSPKPEPAALSTQPNQQPLPLDILVQKANAVFPNARITYLGLYSDEPLRVDLKQPGESSSNGRSRIQLNQYTGEILNVKNGLNPSTAEAIINQFGPVHYGTFGGMTTRIFYVLIGLLPVILLLTGFIMFWHRRKVKVHRPLST; encoded by the coding sequence ATGAATCGTAAAACTATCCGTCATTTCTTTTTCTATGCCCATCGCTCCTTGGGTTTAGTGGTCGGGATTTTGCTTTGTATTGCTGGAGTAACTGGAAGTATTCTTGTTTTCTGGCATGAGATAGATGCCGCAATTCTAACTCAGCGATTTGGCTCTTTGATCCCTAGGGATACCCCGATCTCCTTCACGACAATTCAGCAGTCCCTAGAAGCCTTCGCTACCAGTAAAAACTTTTATCTGGATGGCATTGTCCCTAGTGATAGCCCCACTCAACCCTATATGGCCTGGCTCGGAGATGCAAAAGAATATTACTGGCAGGCCTGGGTTAATCAATATACGGGGGAAATTTTGGGGATTAGAGAGTGGGAAACTAGTTGGGTTGGCCGCATTTATGATCTCCACTACAAGCTCTCAGCCGGAGATATTGGCACTATCATTATGGGCATTGTGGCATTACTCACCGTCTTGATTGCCATTACCGGAGTTGTCCTTTGGCCGGGCTGGCGCAAACTCATCGCTGGGTTTCGGATCAAGTGGCACTCCCATATTCGCCGCCGGAATTTTGATGTTCATAAAGTGGCTGGTATTGTTGCCGCTATTTTCCTAATTCTGATTGGCTTTACGGGGTTTGCTTGGAATATTCCCCAGGCCAAAGTCAACGATGCCATTTATGCCCTCACCTTCAGCCCAAAACCAGAGCCAGCGGCTCTTTCAACCCAACCCAATCAACAACCCTTGCCCCTTGATATTCTTGTCCAAAAAGCCAACGCTGTATTTCCAAACGCCAGAATTACATACCTAGGGCTGTATAGTGATGAACCGCTGAGAGTTGACCTTAAGCAACCAGGAGAAAGCTCTAGTAATGGTCGTTCCAGAATTCAACTTAATCAATATACTGGGGAAATTCTCAATGTCAAAAATGGCTTAAATCCATCCACTGCCGAAGCGATTATTAATCAGTTTGGCCCCGTTCACTATGGCACGTTTGGCGGCATGACAACTCGAATTTTCTATGTATTGATTGGACTACTGCCCGTCATTCTGTTGCTAACCGGATTCATCATGTTTTGGCATCGCCGTAAAGTAAAAGTCCATCGGCCGCTGTCCACCTGA
- a CDS encoding BrnT family toxin — MDSLQFEWDDSKAKVNLKKHGVDFDEVATIFCDPYYLEDYDEAHSDQEDRFKIIGMSRDGRVLIAIYIEREGRIRIISSRAATKQEQEIYESQI; from the coding sequence ATGGACTCACTACAATTTGAATGGGATGACTCAAAAGCCAAAGTAAACCTCAAAAAGCATGGAGTTGATTTTGATGAGGTGGCCACTATTTTTTGCGATCCTTATTACTTAGAGGATTATGATGAAGCACACTCTGATCAAGAAGATCGGTTTAAGATTATTGGTATGTCAAGGGATGGGCGTGTACTAATTGCTATCTATATTGAACGAGAGGGGCGAATACGCATTATTAGTTCGAGAGCGGCAACTAAACAGGAGCAGGAAATTTATGAATCCCAAATTTGA
- a CDS encoding TonB-dependent siderophore receptor produces the protein MGQFSYRLLDTYIKPQAIGNLTTGPISHQLLFGLDVFRQSYQYDLTNVQATSINLFNPVYNRERGELLFKLNELYGVNNIGLYFQDQMTLLDNLKLLVGGRFDLSNTFYRDLDNDFTYNDSNISAFTPRLGIVYQPVQPVSLYFSYSTSYNPAIFSVSQSGEPFDPEYGQQFEVGVKGEIIPNQLAATLAFYDITKQNVLTTDPNNPDFSIATGEQKSQGFEFDITGRPLPGWNLILSYAYTDAYVSQDTTIPIGSRLAGVPYNQFGFFSTYEIQDGPVKGLGFGLGLYYVGDRASCFTCDITLPSYFRVDLSTFYRRDNWQLSLNIKNLNNVEYYNTQGFLIYPQPPLTVLGTATIRF, from the coding sequence ATGGGTCAATTTTCATATCGACTTTTGGATACTTATATTAAGCCCCAGGCCATTGGTAATTTAACTACTGGCCCGATCTCTCATCAGCTACTATTTGGACTCGATGTTTTTCGTCAAAGCTATCAATACGATCTGACTAACGTTCAGGCAACATCGATCAATCTTTTCAATCCAGTTTATAACCGAGAACGGGGAGAACTACTCTTTAAACTGAATGAGCTGTATGGCGTTAATAATATTGGTCTCTATTTTCAAGATCAGATGACTCTTTTGGATAATCTTAAGCTCCTTGTGGGGGGACGGTTTGATCTTTCTAATACATTTTACAGAGACCTGGACAATGATTTTACCTACAATGACTCAAATATTTCTGCCTTTACACCACGGCTGGGGATTGTTTATCAGCCCGTTCAACCCGTATCGTTATATTTTAGTTATTCGACATCCTACAATCCGGCAATTTTCAGTGTTAGTCAATCCGGCGAACCCTTTGATCCCGAGTATGGGCAGCAGTTTGAAGTGGGGGTTAAAGGGGAAATTATTCCAAACCAACTAGCGGCAACTTTGGCCTTTTATGACATTACTAAGCAAAATGTCTTGACTACAGATCCCAACAACCCAGACTTTAGTATTGCCACGGGTGAACAGAAGAGTCAAGGGTTTGAATTTGACATTACCGGCCGCCCCCTGCCCGGTTGGAATTTGATTCTTTCCTATGCCTACACCGATGCCTATGTCAGTCAAGATACGACGATTCCAATTGGCTCTCGTTTGGCGGGAGTGCCTTATAACCAATTTGGTTTCTTTAGTACCTACGAGATTCAAGATGGCCCAGTGAAAGGATTGGGCTTTGGTTTGGGGCTTTACTACGTGGGTGATCGGGCTAGTTGTTTTACCTGTGATATTACGTTGCCGAGTTATTTCCGAGTTGACTTATCAACATTTTATCGGCGTGATAATTGGCAACTTAGCCTCAACATTAAAAACCTGAACAATGTGGAATATTACAACACCCAAGGTTTTCTCATTTATCCGCAACCGCCCCTAACAGTTCTGGGAACTGCCACCATTCGTTTTTAA
- a CDS encoding TonB-dependent siderophore receptor, whose amino-acid sequence MAAFDIRKQNVQTSDPFNPLLTLQTGEVTSNGFEINIGGEVLPGWNLTGGYAYVNAFVSQDTTSIVNNKIPNVPPNQFTLWSTYELQEGAAKGLGFGLGLFYIDNRYGDLDNSFILPSYFRTDAALYYRRDNWRVQLNFENLFDVNYIKNATFDYRLALDPGRPFSVSGTFRIDF is encoded by the coding sequence TTGGCTGCTTTTGACATTCGCAAACAGAATGTGCAAACATCAGACCCCTTTAACCCACTTCTGACTCTTCAGACTGGAGAAGTGACTAGTAATGGATTTGAGATCAATATAGGTGGGGAAGTTTTACCCGGTTGGAACTTGACGGGTGGTTATGCCTATGTGAATGCATTTGTAAGTCAGGATACGACTAGTATCGTTAATAATAAGATTCCAAATGTTCCTCCTAATCAATTTACACTCTGGTCAACCTATGAGCTTCAAGAGGGTGCAGCTAAGGGATTGGGATTTGGTTTGGGCCTATTCTACATTGACAATAGATATGGTGATCTAGACAATTCCTTCATTCTCCCAAGCTATTTTCGAACTGATGCTGCATTGTATTATCGACGTGATAACTGGCGGGTTCAGTTAAATTTTGAAAACCTTTTTGATGTTAACTACATCAAAAATGCAACTTTTGATTATCGACTTGCTCTTGATCCAGGCCGACCTTTTTCAGTCAGTGGTACATTTAGAATTGATTTTTAA
- a CDS encoding PepSY-associated TM helix domain-containing protein — protein MNRKTIRHFFFYIHSTLGLVVGILLCIAGVTGSILVFWHEIDVAILTQHFGSLIPTNTPISLTKIQQNLEALATSKNFHLDGIAPSSSLTQFYQAWLEDDMDHHWQAWINQYTGEILGIREWETSWVGRIYDLHYKLSAGDTGTIIMGIVALLTVFIAITGIVLWPGWRKLIAGFRIKWQSHIRRRNFDVHKVAGIVAAVFLIMIGFTGFAWNIPQAKVNDAIHAITFSPKSEPPVISPVANQQPLSFGVLAQQAQSQFPEARITFLHSPHTETEPASIYFKQTGENSHFGNSSVDLNPYTGEILNIKDGLNPSTAEAIINQFGPVHYGTFGGMTTRIFYVLIGLLPVILLLTGFIMFWHRRKVKVHQPLST, from the coding sequence ATGAATCGTAAAACTATTCGCCATTTCTTTTTCTATATCCACAGCACTCTTGGTTTAGTTGTTGGAATTTTGCTGTGTATTGCTGGTGTAACTGGAAGTATTTTAGTTTTCTGGCATGAGATTGATGTCGCAATTTTAACTCAGCACTTTGGCTCTCTGATTCCAACAAATACCCCCATCTCCCTCACCAAAATACAGCAGAACCTAGAAGCCCTAGCAACCAGCAAAAACTTTCACCTTGATGGCATTGCCCCTAGTAGTAGTCTCACCCAGTTCTACCAGGCCTGGCTTGAAGATGACATGGATCACCATTGGCAGGCCTGGATCAATCAATATACTGGGGAAATTTTAGGGATTAGGGAATGGGAAACCAGTTGGGTTGGGCGTATCTATGACCTCCACTACAAGCTATCAGCCGGGGATACTGGCACCATCATTATGGGCATTGTGGCCCTCCTAACAGTTTTTATTGCCATCACTGGGATTGTCCTCTGGCCGGGTTGGCGCAAACTCATCGCTGGGTTTCGGATTAAGTGGCAGTCCCATATTCGTCGTCGTAATTTTGATGTTCACAAGGTTGCTGGAATTGTTGCGGCTGTTTTTCTAATTATGATTGGCTTTACCGGGTTTGCCTGGAATATTCCCCAAGCCAAAGTCAATGATGCGATTCATGCTATTACCTTCAGCCCAAAATCTGAGCCGCCGGTCATCTCTCCCGTAGCCAACCAACAGCCCCTTTCTTTTGGAGTCTTAGCCCAGCAAGCCCAGTCTCAATTTCCAGAAGCCCGGATTACTTTTCTCCACTCCCCACACACCGAGACAGAGCCAGCCTCAATCTACTTTAAGCAAACTGGGGAAAATTCTCATTTTGGCAATTCATCGGTCGATCTTAACCCCTACACCGGAGAAATACTCAATATCAAAGATGGCTTAAATCCATCCACTGCCGAAGCGATTATTAATCAGTTTGGCCCCGTTCACTATGGCACGTTTGGCGGCATGACAACTCGAATTTTCTATGTATTGATTGGACTACTGCCCGTCATTCTGTTGCTAACCGGATTCATCATGTTTTGGCATCGCCGTAAAGTAAAAGTCCATCAGCCGCTGTCCACCTGA